The Manihot esculenta cultivar AM560-2 chromosome 11, M.esculenta_v8, whole genome shotgun sequence genome includes a region encoding these proteins:
- the LOC110626686 gene encoding protein ROLLING AND ERECT LEAF 2 — MGCSQSKIENEEAVSRCKDRKRFMKDAVAARNAFAAAHSAYAITLKNTGAALSDYTQGEVAHRSSSAPAHTTAAATSSTVETIFPPPPPPFENSSLHRSASMPQMKITKPETKSVGPTIMEDEEMEYDTPDNEKLIRKRSSSNRGSGSNRAVEENHQPQNQMEQGPPQPQPPPPPQQQQQWKEEVMRGPTIHQGSSWGDYIFAPVESMPGPTLAEPLEAEKELGRREFEEKANKVSREEEEEEDPVLVMEEKGEKAVEVPVPVPVPVPVPAVEKKVAKKGAGEMGRRVGKPVNLVVLFAELDDHFLKASESAHEVSKMLEATRLHYHSNFADNRGHIDHSKRVMRVITWNRSFKGMPSVDDGMDDFDTEEHETHATVLDKMLAWEKKLYEEVKAGEIMKFEYQRKVALLNKQKKRGGSYESMEKLKAAVSHLHTRYIVDMQSLDSTVAEINRLRDEQLYPKLVELVDGMATMWETMRFHHQTQAKLVYDLRSLDISQSPKETSEYHYDRTCQLCAIVRDWHTNFCKLVDNQKDYIKALNNWLKLNLIPIESNLKEKVSSPPRVHNPPIHALLIAWQDYLEKLPDEVARSAIGNFAAVLQTIMNQQEEEMKAREKCEVTRKELARKTKQFEEWKQKHMIGFTNTESDPDRAEDNPHKEAMVERQFVLDSLSKQLEEDEEACQKLSVQVREKSFTSLKTRLPELFRAMTDIALACSDMYSNLRSIAQHRNQSQNS, encoded by the exons ATGGGTTGTTCCCAATCCAAGATCGAGAATGAAGAAGCCGTTTCTCGCTGCAAAGATCGCAAGCGATTCATGAAAGATGCCGTCGCCGCTCGCAACGCCTTCGCCGCTGCTCACTCCGCCTACGCTATAACCTTGAAGAACACCGGCGCCGCTCTCAGTGATTACACCCAGGGAGAGGTTGCACACCGCTCCTCCTCCGCGCCCGCTCATACCACCGCTGCCGCTACTTCTTCTACTGTTGAGACTATCTTCCCTCCACCTCCTCCCCCGTTCGAGAATTCCTCGTTGCATCGCTCCGCGAGCATGCCACAGATGAAGATCACGAAGCCGGAAACGAAGTCGGTGGGGCCAACGATCATGGAAGATGAGGAAATGGAGTATGATACTCCTGATAATGAGAAATTGATAAGGAAACGTAGTAGTAGTAACAGAGGAAGTGGCAGTAACAGAGCTGTAGAAGAGAATCATCAACCTCAGAATCAGATGGAGCAGGGCCCACCACAGCCACAgccgccgccgccgccgcagcagcagcagcagtggAAAGAGGAGGTGATGCGCGGCCCTACGATACATCAGGGATCGTCTTGGGGTGATTACATTTTTGCGCCAGTGGAGAGTATGCCGGGGCCGACTTTGGCCGAACCGTTGGAGGCGGAGAAGGAATTGGGACGGAGGGAGTTTGAGGAAAAGGCAAATAAAGTGTCacgagaggaggaggaggaggaggatccTGTGTTGGTGATGGAGGAAAAAGGGGAGAAGGCCGTGGAGGTGCCTGTGCCAGTGCCAGTGCCAGTTCCGGTTCCGGCAGTGGAGAAGAAGGTAGCGAAGAAGGGCGCTGGAGAAATGGGGAGGAGGGTGGGAAAACCGGTGAATTTGGTGGTCTTATTTGCGGAGCTTGATGATCATTTCTTGAAGGCTTCTGAGAGTGCCCATGAGGTTTCCAAGATGTTAGAGGCCACACGGTTGCATTATCACTCTAATTTTGCCGATAATCGGG GACATATTGATCATTCCAAAAGAGTGATGCGAGTTATTACATGGAATCGGTCGTTTAAAGGGATGCCTAGTGTTGATGACGGTATGGATGATTTTGATACAGAGGAGCATGAAACTCATGCTACTGTGTTGGATAAGATGCTAGCCTGGGAAAAGAAGCTTTATGAAGAAGTCAAG GCAGGTGAAATTATGAAATTTGAGTATCAAAGGAAGGTCGCTTTGCTGAATAAGCAGAAGAAACGGGGTGGTAGCTATGAGTCGATGGAGAAATTAAAAGCAGCTGTAAGCCATCTGCACACAAGATACATTGTAGACATGCAATCACTGGACTCCACGGTTGCTGAGATAAATCGTTTACGTGATGAACAATTATATCCAAAACTCGTTGAGCTTGTTGACGG GATGGCCACAATGTGGGAGACCATGAGATTTCACCATCAGACCCAGGCTAAGCTTGTATATGACCTGAGATCTTTGGACATTTCTCAGTCCCCCAAGGAAACTAGTGAATATCATTATGATCGCACTTGTCAGCTTTGTGCAATTGTAAGAGATTGGCATACAAATTTTTGTAAGCTTGTAGACAATCAGAAAGATTACATAAAGGCACTCAACAATTGGTTAAAGCTAAATCTCATCCCTATTGAGAGCAATTTGAAGGAAAAGGTTTCTTCTCCTCCGAGGGTTCATAATCCTCCAATTCATGCGCTTCTCATAGCTTGGCAAGATTATTTGGAAAAACTTCCAGATGAGGTTGCAAGAAGTGCAATAGGTAATTTTGCTGCTGTATTACAGACCATTATGAATCAGCAGGAAGAGGAAATGAAGGCGAGAGAAAAATGTGAGGTCACAAGAAAGGAGCTCGCGCGCAAGACCAAGCAATTTGAAGAGTGGAAACAAAAGCATATGATAGGGTTTACAAATACTGAATCTGATCCTGACAGGGCAGAAGACAACCCCCATAAGGAGGCCATGGTAGAGAGACAGTTTGTCCTGGATTCACTGAGCAAGCAGTTGGAAGAGGATGAGGAAGCTTGCCAAAAGCTTAGCGTACAGGTGAGGGAGAAATCTTTCACCAGTCTCAAAACTCGCTTACCAGAGCTCTTTAGGGCAATGACTGATATTGCTCTAGCTTGTTCAGACATGTACAGTAATTTGAGGTCCATAGCACAACATCGAAATCAAAGCCAGAACTCATGA
- the LOC110626296 gene encoding uncharacterized protein LOC110626296, producing the protein MDIPKAEPPPPHYYAPLPCHHDQNYIVLPFYHPTNIHLPPWRRRIIITVAVFLLVAAFLYLLCPSDPSIKIVRLQLNKLHIHTLPVISIDVSLHVTVKVRNLNVYSMDFRHIEVDLKYRGKMLGNVRSGEGHVRALASSYVDAEMEFNGVRVLSDVVFLLEDLARGRVPLDTTTAFTGKLGFWFFQFPLKAKMSCEVLVNTNSQTIVRQNCLSEVYIERKREAHVLPP; encoded by the exons ATGGATATCCCCAAAGCTGAACCACCTCCTCCCCATTACTACGCTCCTCTACCATGCCACCACGACCAAAACTATATCGTTTTACCCTTTTACCATCCCACCAACATCCATCTCCCTCCCTGGCGCAGGCGTATTATCATCACCGTCGCCGTCTTCCTCCTCGTTGCTGCTTTCCTCTATCTCTTGTGTCCTTCCGATCCCTCCATCAAGATCGTCCGGCTACAGCTAAACAAACTGCATATCCACACTTTGCCTGTAATCAGCATTGACGTGTCACTACACGTCACCGTAAAAGTACGTAACTTAAACGTGTATTCTATGGATTTTAGGCACATCGAAGTGGATCTCAagtatagagggaagatgctagGGAATGTGAGATCAGGAGAAGGGCATGTGAGGGCCCTAGCATCATCCTACGTGGATGCTGAGATGGAATTTAATGGGGTCAGGGTTCTGTCTGACGTGGTGTTCTTGCTTGAGGATTTGGCTAGGGGCAGGGTGCCCTTGGATACTACTACTGCCTTCACTGGGAAGCTTGGGTTTTGGTTCTTTCAGTTCCCTTTGAAG GCAAAAATGTCATGTGAAGTATTGGTGAACACAAACAGCCAGACAATTGTTCGTCAAAATTGCCTCTCAGAGGTATAtatagagagaaagagagaggctCATGTCCTTCCACCATGA
- the LOC110626717 gene encoding uncharacterized protein LOC110626717, producing the protein MELISNKSIFIFLFFSSILSFSTTTSATSEVPSELDLKFFLPDSPSPSPAVQASHPTFSSFNITTFIAMHFPKVPTSSIHSSLENICSVTQNPKMCVTLLASHVTQPVTPLTSLQAVIKTLDVLVKDASFVAMDVHKDPSTPLKLKKSLEMSMEQYWRASNSIGHASAAFSSHDIEEVKSMLVVAVTNFGFADEAFYKHGLKKSPMNDINEFLIQFAEFGIDISSNLTKNY; encoded by the coding sequence ATGGAGCTTATCAGTAACAAATCAatctttattttccttttcttctcttcCATTCTCTCATTCTCAACTACTACTTCAGCCACTTCTGAAGTTCCTTCAGAGCTCGACCTTAAATTCTTTCTACCAGATTCCCCATCTCCTTCACCAGCTGTTCAAGCTTCCCACCctactttttcttctttcaatATCACAACATTTATCGCCATGCATTTCCCAAAGGTTCCAACTTCATCAATCCACTCTTCCCTTGAAAATATCTGCTCTGTTACTCAAAACCCTAAGATGTGTGTCACTTTACTTGCTTCACACGTAACTCAGCCTGTAACTCCCCTTACATCTTTGCAAGCTGTGATCAAAACCCTTGATGTTCTTGTTAAGGATGCTTCCTTTGTTGCAATGGACGTGCATAAAGATCCATCAACCCCTTTAAAACTGAAGAAGAGTTTGGAGATGAGCATGGAACAATACTGGAGAGCCAGTAATAGCATTGGACATGCTTCGGCTGCATTTTCTTCTCATGATATTGAAGAAGTGAAATCTATGCTTGTTGTTGCTGTTACAAATTTTGGATTTGCTGATGAAGCTTTCTATAAACATGGCTTAAAAAAATCACCCATGAATgatattaatgagtttttgatcCAGTTTGCTGAATTTGGCATCGATATTTCTTCAAATTTGACGAAGAATTATTAA
- the LOC110626722 gene encoding uncharacterized protein LOC110626722: MDTNVRKERRRKIVERGGDRLALITGQVRALSASPSLPSPTPASSPSSATQRQRHAHTESSPSIMFMSNDNTQTQIHAGPEETDGDSDSKLIKGRTINEYPGARIFHRGNPKSVTSPDPLSGMDKNFEISSSVQKPLSQAKLFSSKRINSCIIASERTRAICSLIIACVVVISNIDYPLIGFDIMSSDSFIASRPFCIILLTDVTIVLALLFLESGNDSEEVDEEKVAGKEDEDNWTGAVKLLERGLVLYQIIRGIFIDCSVYLVVVIFGLSLV; this comes from the exons ATGGATACCAATGTCCGAAAAGAACGAAGAAGAAAGATTGTGGAGAGAGGGGGTGATCGTTTGGCTCTTATCACCGGCCAAGTTCGTGCCCTTAGTGCATCGCCGTCGTTACCATCGCCGACACCGGCATCATCACCATCGTCAGCAACTCAACGTCAACGTCATGCACACACAGAATCTTCTCCATCAATTATGTTCATGTCTAATGATAATACTCAAACTCAAATCCATG CTGGTCCTGAGGAAACAGATGGTGACTCTGATTCCAAATTGATCAAAGGTAGGACCATCAATGAGTATCCAGGGGCCAGAATCTTCCATAGAGGAAATCCAAAAAGTGTGACAAGTCCTGATCCCTTGTCCGGTATGGACAAAAATTTTGAGATCTCATCATCAGTTCAAAAGCCACTAAGTCAGGCCAAATTGTTCTCTTCCAAACGGATAAACTCCTGCATTATAGCTTCTGAGAGAACGAGAGCTATTTGTTCTCTCATTATAGCTTGTGTTGTGGTTATTTCTAACATTGATTATCCACTGATTGGATTTGACATTATGAGTTCAGATAGCTTCATTGCCTCCAGGCCTTTTTGCATAATCCTGCTAACTGATGTAACAATTGTGCTTGCGCTATTGTTTCTTGAGAGTGGAAATGACTCTGAGGAGGTTGACGAAGAAAAAGTTGCGGGtaaagaagatgaagataaCTGGACTGGAGCAGTCAAGCTCTTGGAAAGAGGTTTGGTCCTGTACCAGATCATTCGCGGCATCTTCATTGACTGCAGTGTTTATTTGGTTGTGGTCATCTTTGGGCTCTCTCTAGTATAG